The genomic stretch aagggaaagtttataggactgtggtgagacctgagatgttgtatggattagagacagtggcattgagtaaaagacaggaggtggagctggaggtagcagagctgaagatgttgagatgttcgttgggagtgacgacgatggacacgattagaaatgagtttattagagggacagcgcatgtaggacgttttggagacaaggtgagggaggtgagattgagatggtttggacatgtgcagaggagggacatggggtatatcagtaggagaatgctgaggatggagacaccaagaaggaggaaaagaggaaggccaaggaggaggtttatggatgtggtgagggaagacatgcaggtagttggtgtgaaagaggcagatgtagaggacagggggggatgaagacggatgatccactgtggtgacccctaatgggagaagccgaaagaagaaataGAAGAATAACTGGAATAATGATTGGGAGATaattgtgggtgtgtgtgaaagcaggAAGGAGTGTGTGTCAGTTTGGTCTGTTCATACTCACATCACATCCTCATACAGAAACATGTTGAATCTCCTCCAGCTTTCCTTCACCTGTGTTTTAGATCCACACAGATGTTCATTGCTGGAATGTTTGCCGGAGTTTTCACCACAGTGATTGTAACTCCAGGAGAGAGGATCAAGTGTCTGCTTCAggcaagaacacacacagacatgcacaaactctctctctctcacacacacacacacacacacacacacacacacacacacacatgcagacacatgGACCAGAAAAATCCACACTTATGTGCAAAGTGAAAGTGCAAAACTGCCCCAATCGGAAGCTTCAAAAAGCATCAGTAAATCtcagtgtgtgttgcaggtgcAGTCCAGCAGTGGGCAGGTGAAATTCTCCGGGCCTGTGGACTGTGCAGTCAAACTGTATAAAGAGCACGGCATCCGCAGTGTGTATAAGGGAACTGTCCTCACACTcattagaggtgtgtgtgtgtgtgagagtgtgtgagagtgtatgtgtgtgtgtgtgtgtgtgtgtgtgatctttttCTCAGATCATGTGACGACCTTTCTCTTTATCTTCTGTTCCTCCAGATGTTCCTTCTACTGGTTTCTACTTTTTAACTTATGAATACCTCAAAAATCTGCTCACTCCTGAGGGCGAGAGGTAATCATCACGCTTATTCATCTTCTGATACAATGATCATGAACTAATCATTTTAaaccttctgtctctctctctttctctcacacacacacacacacacacacacacacacactcacacacacactcacacacacagtgtggacCGACTCAGCACTTCAAGAATTCTTCTGGCAGGAGGAACTGCAGGAATTGTGAACTGGGTTGTTGCTCTTCCACCTGATGTCCTCAAATCTAATTTCCAGACAGGTTCACCTCCTCTTCTCCTTACATCCATTACATCCAAATGTAAACACCATgcttatctgtgtgtgtgtgtgtgtgtgtgtgtgtgtgtgtgtgtgtgtgtgtgtgtgtgtgtgtgtgtgtgtagctgcagaTGGACGGTACTCAGGATTAGTGGATGTATTGAGAACATTGCTGAGAGAGGAAGGAGCCAGAGCACTGTATAAAGGCCTGAGTGCCGTCATGCTACGAGCCTTTCCTGCTAATGCGGTGTGtaattctctccctctctctctctctctatctctctctctctctctctctctctctctctctctctctctctctctctctctctctctctctctctctctctctctctctctctctctctctctctctctctctctctctctctctctctctctctctctctctctctctctctctctctctctctctctctctctctctctctctctctctctctctctctctctctctctctctctctctctctctctctctctctctctctctctctctctctctctctctctctctctctctctctctctctctctctctctctctctctctctctctctctctctctctctctctctctctctctctctctctctctctctctctctcctctctctctctctctctctctctctctctttctctctctctctctctctctctctctctctctctctgtctctctctctttctttctctctctctctctctctctctctctctctctcttcctctctctctctctcttcctctctctctcttcctctctctctttctctctctctctctctctctctctctctctctctctctctctctctctctctctctctctcacacacacacacacacacacacacacacacacacacactgtgcactgCCTCTGTatacattattgtttatttggtaAAAGTATTAACCTCTTAAGATCCATGTGTACAGTGTTGTACAGTAGTGTTGTACagggttgtgtagtgttgtacaggttgtgtagtgttgtacagtagtgttgtgtagtgttgtacatggttgtgtagtgttgtacagtagtgttgtacagtgttgtgtagtgttttgtagtgttgtacagtgttgtgtagtgttttgtagtgttgtacagttttgtgtagtgttgtacagtgttgtgtggtgttgtacagtgttgtgtagtattgtacagtagtgttgtgtagtgttgtgtagtgttgtacagtgttgtgtagtaatttatagtgttgtacagtgttgtgtaatgttgtacagtgttgtgttgtacagtgttgtgtagtgtgtagtgttgtacagGGTTGTGCAGTGTTGTACAGTGTTGTACAgtagtgttgtacagtgttgtgtagtgttgtacagtgttGTACAGTAGTGTTGTACagggttgtgtagtgttgtacagtgttgtgtagtgttgtacagGGTTGTGCAGTGTTGTACAgtagtgttgtacagtgttgtgtagtgttgtacagggttgtgtagtgtgtgtagtgtgtgtagtgttgtacagggttgtgtagtgttgtgtagtgttgtacagggttgtgtagtgttgtgtagtgttgtgtagtgtacagggttgtgtagtgttgtgtacagtgttgtagtgttgtacagggttgtgtagtgttgtgtagtgttgtacagtagtgttgtacagtgttgtgtagtgttgtacagggttgtgtagtgttgtgtagtgttgtacagtattgtacagggttgtgtagtgttgtacagtagtgttgtacagtgttgtgtagtgttttgtagtgttgtacagttttgtgtagtgttgtacagtgttgtgtggtgttgtacagtgttgtgtagtattgtacagtagtgttgtgtagtgttgtgtagtgttgtacagtgttgtgtagtgctttatagtgttgtacagtgttgtgtaatgttgtacagtgttgtgttgtacagtgttgtgtagtgttgtgtagtgttgtacagggttgtgtagtgttgtacagtgttgtgtagtgttgtacagGGTTGTGCAGTGTTGTACAgtagtgttgtacagtgttgtgtagtgttgtacagtgttGTACAGTAGTGTTGTACagggttgtgtagtgttgtacagtgttgtgtagtgttgtacagGGTTGTGCAGTGTTGTACAgtagtgttgtacagtgttgtgtagtgttgtacagggttgtgtagtgttgtgtagtgttgtgtagtgttttacagggttgtgtagtgttgtgtagtgttgtacatggttgtgtagtgttgtgtagtgttgtacagggttgtgtagtgttgtgtagtgttgtacagggttgtgtagtgttgtgcagtgttgtacagcagtgttgtacagtgttgtgtagtgttgtacagggttgtgtagtgttgtgtagtgttgtacagtattgtacagggttgtgtagtgttgtacagtagtgttgtacagtgttgtgtagtgttttgtagtgttgtacagggttgtgtagtgttgtacagggttgtgtagtgttgtgtagtgttgtacagtagtgttgtgtattgttgtacagtagtgttgtgtagtgttgtgtattgttgtacagtagtgttgtgtagtagagtAATGGAGCTGGGGGTTGATGTTACTGTATTGTATCGGGGTTTTAACAGtgatattattgtatatttcaCTCTGCAGGTTGTTTTTGTTCACATTGTTGTACATTGTTGTGGTTGGTTGATTCTCACGCTGGTGTTTCTTCTCGTTCTCAGGCGTGTTTTTTGGGATTTGAAGTTGCTCTGAAGTGTTTAAACTGGCTCGCTCCAAACTGCTGACCTCGACATGACCTCCAACTGCTGCTGATGTTCTGCCTGAAGAGGATCTTTTTTATCACCTGAAAGAAAAATTTCTCCCAGAACAGTAGAGACCAGTAGAGACCAGTAGAGAACAGTAGAGACCAGTAGAGAACAGTAGAGACCAGTAGAGAACAGTAGAGACCTGCACCTCGTAATCCTCCTGAGAATCATTTCTTCTGTTATCAAAAAGATAAGATGTATTAATTATTGATCATTTTCACACTGTGCATTATAATACATCATTATTAcacttattacatttacatcagtctattctgttttaaatgcacattcatgtttattattattattaatattattattattataattattatattattataattatattattattattattattattattattattattattattattatattattattattttattattattattattattattattattattattattattattattattattattattattattattatattatattattattatattattattattttattattattattattattattattattattattatattattattattattattattattatattatattattattatattattattattttattattattattattattatattatattattattatattattattattttattattattattattattattattattatattattattattattattattatattatattattattatattattattattttattattattattattattatattattattattatattattattattattattattattattattattattatattattattattattattatattattattattattattattataatattattattattattattattagctgtTGTATTTAAATGAATCCTATTGTTTACAGTAGAACTGTAGCTCTCTGCTGCCCTCTGTCGTCTCTGTCTATAATCCTAACAGGAGATTTGTTCCAAagtatttaatgaataaaatgaataaagaataataaactgTCATGGAAAAAAGGAGCAAAATCaggatcgatcgatctatctatctatctatctatctatctatctatctatctatctatctatctatctatctatctatctatcttgcaTTATAGGTCTcacttttttaagtttttatataattttttttaatgaaagtaaatattaCACTAGCAGTTACTCAGTAGTAAGTTGCCAGATTGATCTTTTTGAATTGgattatgttgtgttttttagaTTTAGTTTAAAACATCCTGTAATGTATTTGTTACACTGATGGTGTGAACTGAAGTCTGAGAGAAACTGAGTTCACACCAGGAGCAGAAAGTATTGGCCACTGGGATCTGAGATCTCTTCACATCAAAAACAGTTAAAGCTCTGTTCCTCAGCAGGTTTTCTctaaaaacagaacacacacacacacacacacacacacacacacacacacacacacacacacataggagTAAGTGATTTAACATGTATGAGCTGTAAAGCTACAAATCCAAACCGATGTCTTAAATGGTTCCTCAGACTCCAAGTCCACCAGACATCTGAGGAGGATACGCTGCTTAGTGAAGATCAGTGAACACAGCATCGTGGATGCATGCTAAAGGATTCTCCAAATGTTCCTGTTCCTCAGCTATAGAGAACTCACACATTATCTAAAGCTCACACAGAGCTTATTAATTACAGGAGATGTTCTGGAGGTAGATGTTCAGTACAGGCTGGACTCCAGGATCAAAATGTGGACTGCTATAGGTTCTAATGTGTTGTGAGATCTTATAGGTTCTGCAGAATCAGGAACCTTTCCATTTTACCCTGGACCTTGTGGAAGACACGAGTGACTGCAGTGTGCAGTCTCCAACCTGCTCTCTGACCTTTCAGTTGGTCTAACAGTTGGAGTCAGATATCACACAATGAAGACAGTGCTTATCTCTGTGAAGGGGACATGATCACATGACGGCGTTTCAATcatcaatctggcaacccacaGTGAGACATCTGGGCGGAGGCCTGTTTGGTATGCATTTAGggaggagacacacacacacacacacacacacactctctatcacaaacacacacacacacacacacacacacactactgtctTACTGAGTGTGAGATCTCCTCCAGGAGAAAGTGATCAGTGTGAAGCTCAGTTCAAGCTCCGCAGTGTTGGTGacgtcactcacacacacacacacacacacacacacacacacactgagactcACAGTGGTGGTGTTGAGGAGGACACACGCAGGCATGGATGAGGAATATGATGTGATTGTTTTGGGAACCGGACTGACGGTAAGATTACGCACGTTTTCACCTTAAACCTGGTTATGACGTCATCACCCCAGAGCTGCGGCTTCTGTGTGCAAAATATAAAGGATGACATCATtaaccatcatcttcatcatcatcaccatagtCGGTGAGCAGATAAAACTGATGGAACTAATGCACTTAATACTCTAAtattggtgatgatgatggtattggtgataattattattatgatgatgacggtgatggtggtggtggtggtggtgatattGGTCATGATGATCATGGGGGTGTGGGTGGTGGTATTGGTGATATTGGTCATGATGAtcatggtgatggtggtggtggtggtggtgatattGGTCATGATGATCATGGGGGTGTGGGTGGTGGTATTGGTGATATTGGTCATGATGATCATGGGGGTGTGGGTGGTGGTATTGGTGATATTggtgatgattattattatgatgatgacagtgatggtggtggtaatagtgATTTTGGtcatgatggtggtggtggtggttattGGTGATATTGGTGATGATTgttatgatggtggtggtggatatTATAATGATGTCATTCAGAACTCATTCTATAACTCTAATAATGTAGTGTGAGccctgagtgagtgagtgagtggatgaagagcatgatgaagctgtgaggaGCTGACTGTATCTCAGGTGTCTCAGTATCAGAGTGCTTGAAGCTCTGCAGATCATCCATGCCTCCTCCCTGCACGCTCGTGCTACGTGGAATTgatggtgctggctttgtgttttttccGCACCCTTATTTCGGTTACTtgtctctgattggttggtagGGTCACACTTCTTGGTACTCGGATTGGTTAGTTTTTTATCACGTGCTGTATGACAGCCGGCTGATATTAGAAGATTGTGTAGGAGAGGGAGAAATGAACAGCATGGACAGAAGTGTAAAGTGAAGTCATGTATATAATCATTGTTGCTGTTTGCAGGTTTGCTGAATGCAGTTATCAGTTCACAATATCGTTTAAATTATCCTCAAATCGAAGCGCCGTGTCAACACTGCCAGCCAATCAGAGTgaaaggggcggggcttgtgGAATACGGTTGGAGTTCAGAACACTACCCGGATTTTAATACACGCCCTGCGTTTAATCCAGTCTCGATCTGATCAAATAAAACTcgtttaaaacacaaacacacacacacacacacacacacacacacacacacacacacacacatctcgtgtatatatgtatatacacatgttttGCTTTCCTTTGTTCATGTTCAGTATCTCAGTCGGGACTGATGTAGAGTGTATCACAGgtgtttgacacacacacacacacacacacacacacacacacacacacacacacacacacacacacacacacacacacacacacacacacacacacacacacacacacacagacacacacacacacacacacacacacacacacacacacacatacacacacacacacggctccaTGTAGTGCAGGATGATGCTCTTACTGAAGGTAGATGAATGTACTGAATGAGTTTCTGCAGTAACCGTGAGTTTTGGTTCTCAGGAGTGCATCCTGTCTGGGATCATGTCCGTCAACGGAAAGAAGGTTCTGCATATGGATAGAAATCAGTATTACGGTGGTGAAAGTTCCTCCATCACACCACTGGAGGAGGTACAACATCACAACTTCAACAACaataattatcataataataataacaataataataataattattgttgttttaataataaactttatttatgcCATCTTTTATAAATTTCAGAAGAAATCTTTActgataaaagtgtgtgtgtgtgtgtgtgtgtgtgtgtgtgtgtgtgtgtgtgtgtgtttatcctcTGCAGCTCTACAAACATTTCAATCTACCAGACAGTCCACCCGAGTCCATGGGTCGAGGACGAGACTGGAACGTTGATCTCATTCCCAAATTCCTGATGGCTAATGGTCAGAGCTCAGATCTCCTCCCCACGCTTCAGCTCAAACTATTCACATCATTATaactataaatgtgtgtgtgtgtgtgtgtgtgtgtgtgtgtgtgtgtgtgtgtgtgtgtgtggtgctccTGCAGGTCAGCTGGTGAAAATGTTGCTGTACACAGAAGTGACTCGTTATCTGGACTTTAAAGTGATTGAGGGAAGTTTTGTGTATAAAGGAGGAAAGATCTACAAGGTTCCGTCCACCGAGTCTGAGGCCCTGGCCTCCAGTGAGTCTGAGTCTTCTGATTAGATTTCTTTCATTCAGAGAAAGTTGTGTAATGTGAGGGTTAAAGCAGCAGGCATTGATTAAAGGCAGGACTGTGCATGATGTTTAGAGGGAGCTGTAAATCTGATGTTTGTGTAAAGTAAGGTTTCAGATGTTCCAGTCATTGCTGATTATTCTGCTCAGATCTCATGGGCATGTTCGAGAAGAGAAGGTTTCGCAAGTTCCTGGTTTTCGTTGCCAACTTTGACGAGAACGACCCCAAGACCTTCGAAGGTGTGGACCCGAGGAGCACCACCATGTGTGACGTGTATAAGAAGTTTGACCTGGGGCAGGATGTGATCGACTTCACGGGCCACGCTCTGGCGCTCTACAGGACAGACGAGTGAGAAGTTCCTCCTGAGGAAGCCGGAGAGCTCTGATGGTTATAGATGTATTTGTTATGGGTGAGTACATGATGTGTTCGTGTCTCCTGCAGGTATCTGGACCAGCCGTGTCTGGAGACCATAAACCGCATTAAACTGTACAGCGAGTCTCTGGCACGTTATGGGAAGAGCCCGTACCTCTACCCTCTGTACGGACTCGCAGAACTTCCTCAGGGATTTGCCAGGTGAGGATTCTCTCCCGGGCTTTGACCCTCTGTCCTATCCTGATCACCGGGTCAGGTTATTACCCCTCGTGCGTTTGTGTTTAGATTAAGCGCGATATACGGAGGTACCTACATGCTGAATAAACCTGTGGATGAGATCATCATGGAGAACGGACGTGTGATGGGGGTGAAGTCTGAGGGAGAGGTACTGTTCATACACTGATCATCACTACACAAACATCCAGTAGTAATGATTATAgatacagtgtgatcagggtggtggtggtggtggtggtgatggagcaGAAAGAGGGTTTTGAGTCTAAAATGATGAATGTGTAGATGCAgagtttttttaggtttttgtaCTCAGATGTCTGTAAATCACGAGTAGCAGTGACGGAGCCCTCTGCAGCGCTCAGGTTCTTTATCTTCTTCATGAAACTGAGGATTCTCGTGTTTCCTGATCTCTCAGGTTGCTCGCTGTAAGCAGCTGATCTGTGACCCGAGCTACGTCCAGGACCGAGTGCGTAAAGCAGGTCAGGTGATCCGCGTCATCTGCATCCTCAGCCATCCCATCAAGAACACCAACGACGCCAACTCCTGCCAGATTATCATCCCTCAGAACCAAGTGAACCGCAACTCGGGTCAGTGACACTTCGAGGGGGTTCTGTACGAGTACTGCAAacaccaattattattattattattattattattatttttattattataaaataccaATATGTTTTGATATGAATGGAATCATTATCATTTGAGATTAATAAATGGAATTAATCTTATTTTCAGCCTACACTAATTAGCTCCACCCCaaaccatatacagtatctcagcTCCGCCCATTTACCTTAAAAGGCAGCAGTATAAAGGAGCATTTAGTGTTTGTTGCAGTTGTAATGCAGCTTTCAGACAGCAGGGGGCCAGACATACTGCACCTTTACTTCCAGTGTAATTGTGTATgtttagttgtttgtttgtttgttttgcagatatttatgtgtgtatgatcTCGTACGCCCATAACGTGGCTGCTCAGGGTAAGTACATCGCCATCGCTAGCACCACGGTGGAGACGAGCGACCCTGAGGCTGAGATCCAGCCTGCTCTTGAGCTGCTTGAGCCCATCGACCAGAAGTCAGtacacactttattattattattattattattattattattattattattattattattatcctgaTATGAGCATTGCAGAGCTGTAAAACTGGGTTCATGATTACCTTTGCAGGTTTGTGGCCATCAGTGATCTGTATGAAGCTTCAGATGATGGAGCAGAGAGTCAGGTGAGAGTCACACTCCACTACAGTCATCTCCAACCTGAACCCAGGAGCGTGAAGAACATTCCACGCTTCTAGACATTAAGCATGAAAATAATGAGCAGGAGTCTGTTACATACTCTGTCATACAGCTGGTTCTTGATGGGTTCCTGATGGCTTCAGTAGACTATAAAGTGTTTAGAGCTTCTAGAAAAGAGTTCCTTCAGGGTTAATTGGACATTTCAGggtttatagtgtattataaagGGTATTAGAGGGTCCTTCAagcattcattagataacaaaggGATCTTAGGTTTAAGGGCGGGGTTCTCTAAAGGTTCATTAGATAATTAATGATGTGTTCTCCAAGAGGGACATCTGAAGCACCACTGAGCATACTCTACagcttcatttttttataaaatgatggCAATACTCATAATGGTGTGTGATCTCAGACAGAGAAGGATGAAGACACTCGTGTCTCAGCTCAGAGATTAAAGACCAGATTTCGCACTGCGTTCCTTCCACAGATCTTCTGCTCTCGAGCGTATGATGCCACCACGCATTTTGAAACCACCTGCAACGACATCAAGGACATCTACAAGCGCATGACGGGGAGCGACTTTGACTTCGAGAACATGAAGCGCAAACAGAACGATGTGTTCGGGGAGGATGAGCAGTGAGAGCACGGGGGTGTGGCTAAGCAATCTTTGGGGTGTGGTTAAGCAAAATATGGGGGCGTGGTTATGCAAAAGGGAAAGGAGACTAGAGGAGGTGTAGAACTTGTGTAAACGATGGGACCTGTAACTCCTTCCAgaatacgcacacacacacacacacacacacacacacacacacacacacactatttactcTGCAAGTGTTTACATCCCTCCCTCATATGTATAGGATAGTTGTGTTTAGTAGAGACTGTAGTGTTTGAATAAAtgaagtttgtttgtgtgtgtgtgtgtgtgtgtgtgtgtgtgtgtgtgtgtgtgtgtgtgtgtgttaccatgtCTGAGAATCTGTAACACCATGACCTGATGGTTTTTACACTTCGTCTGTAAAGTTAAAAGCTTTCgttctgtacagtgtgtgtggaaCTGAACCCAGTGTAAATGTTATGAACACATTATAACCTCTTTCagactttataacatttatttacatgtaaagTGAAAAAGAAGCCTGTGTACAAcaatcacctacacacacatcagcTTATTCTACACCAATGTTCATCTTCAGGAAATCACATTTAATTCCCCACATTCCCCATGTTCCACATTTCCACATTCCAACATTCCCACATTCCAACATTCCCAGATTACAACATGCCCAAATTTCAACCTTCCTTCATTCCAACATTCACACATTCCAACATTCCAATATTCCCACATTACAACATTCCCACATTTCACATGTTCCACATTCCCACATTCCCACATATGAACTTTCTCCATTTGTCCATTCCAACATTCCGATCTTCTTCATGATATATTACTGTAATGTGAAGAGTCGTTCTTTTACTCATTCCACCCAAACCTGCTATTACACAATATTCCCAGAATGTTTTACTTCTACAATGATCatatatttcatttgtattcaGAACAATTTTCCCAAAATCATAACTATCAGATCCACTCACACTCACAACACTTCCCTAATACCAACACTTAtttctccatctcctcctcaCCTTCTGTTCTTCTCCTCACCTTCTGGTTTCCTACTGCACTCGCATTCCATTCTTTATTCTAAAtcctgaaaaaataaacacagtggaTCAGATGGTCTTCACTGACTCTGGAACATCAGCACCACCTCCATTATCCTCTCACAGCACTTGGGGAATCTGAGAATCTAAATAAACCTGGAAGAATGAGGTGATCTGTGCAATAT from Silurus meridionalis isolate SWU-2019-XX chromosome 16, ASM1480568v1, whole genome shotgun sequence encodes the following:
- the si:dkey-150i13.2 gene encoding mitochondrial carnitine/acylcarnitine carrier protein, translating into MGGRDQRVSPVKNFVAGGVGGACLLLAGHPLDTIKVRLQTQPKAPCSQYVMYTGTLDCFRKTLSREGVLGFYKGMGAPLAGVAPMMAISFFGFGLGKQLLQSDSSVPVTSTQMFIAGMFAGVFTTVIVTPGERIKCLLQVQSSSGQVKFSGPVDCAVKLYKEHGIRSVYKGTVLTLIRDVPSTGFYFLTYEYLKNLLTPEGESVDRLSTSRILLAGGTAGIVNWVVALPPDVLKSNFQTAADGRYSGLVDVLRTLLREEGARALYKGLSAVMLRAFPANAACFLGFEVALKCLNWLAPNC
- the LOC124398841 gene encoding rab GDP dissociation inhibitor alpha-like isoform X2, which translates into the protein MDEEYDVIVLGTGLTECILSGIMSVNGKKVLHMDRNQYYGGESSSITPLEELYKHFNLPDSPPESMGRGRDWNVDLIPKFLMANGQLVKMLLYTEVTRYLDFKVIEGSFVYKGGKIYKVPSTESEALASNLMGMFEKRRFRKFLVFVANFDENDPKTFEGVDPRSTTMCDVYKKFDLGQDVIDFTGHALALYRTDEYLDQPCLETINRIKLYSESLARYGKSPYLYPLYGLAELPQGFARLSAIYGGTYMLNKPVDEIIMENGRVMGVKSEGEVARCKQLICDPSYVQDRVRKAGQVIRVICILSHPIKNTNDANSCQIIIPQNQVNRNSDIYVCMISYAHNVAAQGKYIAIASTTVETSDPEAEIQPALELLEPIDQKFVAISDLYEASDDGAESQIFCSRAYDATTHFETTCNDIKDIYKRMTGSDFDFENMKRKQNDVFGEDEQ
- the LOC124398841 gene encoding rab GDP dissociation inhibitor alpha-like isoform X1 — translated: MSVNGKKVLHMDRNQYYGGESSSITPLEELYKHFNLPDSPPESMGRGRDWNVDLIPKFLMANGQLVKMLLYTEVTRYLDFKVIEGSFVYKGGKIYKVPSTESEALASNLMGMFEKRRFRKFLVFVANFDENDPKTFEGVDPRSTTMCDVYKKFDLGQDVIDFTGHALALYRTDEYLDQPCLETINRIKLYSESLARYGKSPYLYPLYGLAELPQGFARLSAIYGGTYMLNKPVDEIIMENGRVMGVKSEGEVARCKQLICDPSYVQDRVRKAGQVIRVICILSHPIKNTNDANSCQIIIPQNQVNRNSDIYVCMISYAHNVAAQGKYIAIASTTVETSDPEAEIQPALELLEPIDQKFVAISDLYEASDDGAESQIFCSRAYDATTHFETTCNDIKDIYKRMTGSDFDFENMKRKQNDVFGEDEQ